The genomic interval CAAAGGAAAGCTTATAAAAATAACCAAACCCAGGCCGACCAAAGCCAAAAATTTCTGGTTGTATATAATTTTGGAAAAAAAGCTCCTTCTTTTGTTTATCATAACACAATTTTTAGTTAACTGCCACCGGCTCCTTGGCCGGCAGTCTGCCAAACCCCTCTCCTTCCCCCGAAAAACACTGCGCGGCTCTCCGCAAAGATAAACCAAAAAAAATTATTTCTATGGGGCGTAACGGCCTCGCAAAAAGTAAGGAGGGTTATTTTTTATAATCCATTTTTCTAATCCTCCGCCCTTCTCGCGGTCACAGAGTAATACTTTATTATCTCTATCATTATGATGCTTAAAAGGCCGGTGGAAACAACCAATAACCAGCTATTTGCCGAAAGGGGGGAAGTTGCCAAAACTGATTGCAGAGGCGGCCAATAAATCGCGATCAGAAGCAAAAACAAGCTAACGGCAACAGCCCCGACCAAATATAAATTGGAAAAAGGGTTAAGGCGCCAAATCGGCCGTTCCAAACTCCTTAAGCTGAAAATATACATTAAAGAATCAACGCCCACAGCCGCAAAGACAAGAGTTCTGATATAGCCAATGTCAAAATTATTCTTCAATAAATAATAAAAAATCGCCAGGACGAAAAAATCGCGGATCAAACCGGCGGCGAAAATAATTGTCTTCATTTCTTTATTTATAATCGGCTCTTTCTTTTTCACCGGTTTTGCCGTCATCATGCCTTTGTCGCCTTTTTCAAAAGCTAGAGAAAAATTCGGCAAACCGTCGTTGACAATATTTATCCACAAAATCTGGGTAGGCAAAATAGCTAAGGGCGCGCCGGCAATCACGGAACCGGCGATTAAAATCACCTCGCAAAAGCTGTCAGAAATTAAATATGTAATCACCTTGCGGATATTGGAAAAAATAATCCTTCCCTCCAGAACCGCCGCCACTATGGTTTTGAAATTATTGTCCAGAAGCACTATATCCGAAGTTTCTTTGGCAATATCCGTGCCTGTGC from Patescibacteria group bacterium carries:
- a CDS encoding HAD-IC family P-type ATPase, whose amino-acid sequence is KFMITLHKGGEGNYILYEKGAPEKLLEKSEEFYHQGKPRRLAKEERKKLMRIYEKLTSSGLRVLGVAIRDLRDLKGEEEILQQAILSEIKPEAGNGKEINWRQFDRNLIFVGFIALKDPLRPETKETIQICRQAGIRPVIITGDHALTARAIAKEVGIEAKAENIITGEFLEKIEDKKLEELVKKIDIYARVSPHHKLRIVKALQARGEVVAMTGDGINDSPALKAADIGVALGTGTDIAKETSDIVLLDNNFKTIVAAVLEGRIIFSNIRKVITYLISDSFCEVILIAGSVIAGAPLAILPTQILWINIVNDGLPNFSLAFEKGDKGMMTAKPVKKKEPIINKEMKTIIFAAGLIRDFFVLAIFYYLLKNNFDIGYIRTLVFAAVGVDSLMYIFSLRSLERPIWRLNPFSNLYLVGAVAVSLFLLLIAIYWPPLQSVLATSPLSANSWLLVVSTGLLSIIMIEIIKYYSVTARRAED